The Budorcas taxicolor isolate Tak-1 chromosome 25, Takin1.1, whole genome shotgun sequence genome includes a region encoding these proteins:
- the PCF11 gene encoding pre-mRNA cleavage complex 2 protein Pcf11, with the protein MSEQTPAEAGTAGAREDACRDYQSSLEDLTFNSKPHINMLTILAEENLPFAKEIVSLIEAQTAKAPSSEKLPVMYLMDSIVKNVGREYLTAFTKNLVATFICVFEKVDENTRKSLFKLRSTWDEIFPLKKLYALDVRVNSLDPAWPIKPLPPNVNTSSIHVNPKFLNKSPEESSTPGTVVSSPSISTPPIVPDIQKNLTQEQLIRQQLLAKQKQLLELQQKKLELELEQAKAQLAVSLSVQQETSNLGPGSAPSKLHVSQIPPMAVKAPHQVPVQPEKSRPGPSLQIPDTKGTNRDPRLNRMSQHSSHGKDQSHRKEFLMNTLTQSDIKTSKTVPSEKLNSSKQEKSKSGEKITKKELDQLDSKSKSKSKSPSPLKNKLSHTKDLKNQESESTRVSDMSKRDPRLKKHLQDKTDSKDDDTKDKRKTVEKKEKDEHVKSSEHRLVGSRNKIINGIVQKQDTITEESEKQGTKPGRSSTRKRSRSRSPKSRSPIIHSPKRRDRRSPKRRQRSMSPTSTPKAGKIRQSGVKQSHMEEFTPSREERSAKRSTKQDVRDPRRIKKTEEERPQETAGQHSTKSGTEPKENVENWPSSKSTKRWKSGWEENKSLQQGDEHSKAPHLRHRESWSSTKGILSPRAPKPQHRLSVDANLQIPKELTVASKRELLQKTSERLASGEITQDEFLVVVHQIRQLFQYQEGKHRCSVRDSPTEENKGGLKKKPLLSDAELTYYEHKAKLKRTQVQHSFPRLDLLDPDIFDYPLTDALLSGIECEPSKSKHASRNSGAQFDRKEQFSERARRLSPISGSRTYAENLSPHEGRRRHDEQVSSKGVREEQRSPFNDRFPLKRPRYEDSDKPFVDSPASRFAGLDTNQRLTALAEDRPLYDGPGRPSVARDGPAKMIFEGPNKLSPRIDGPPTPGSLRFDGSPGQMGGGGPLRFEGPQGQLGGGCPLRFEGPPGPVGTPLRFEGPIGQAGGGGFRFEGSPGLRFEGSAGGLRFEGPGGQPVGGLRFEGHRGQPVGGLRFEGPHGQPVGGLRFENPRGQPVGGLRFEGGHGPSGAAMRFDGPHGQPSGGIRFEGPLLQQGVGMRFEGPHGQSVAGMRFEGQHNQLGGNLRFEGPHGQPGVGIRFEGPLVQQGGGMRFEGPSVPGGGLRIEGPLGQGGPRFEGCHALRFEGQPGQSSLLPRFDGLHGQPGPRFERTGQPGPQRFDGPPGQQVQPRFDGVPQRFEGPQHQQASRFDIPLGLQGTRFDNHPSQRLESVSFNQTGPYNDPPGNAFNAPSQGLQFQRHEQMFDSPQGPNFNGPHGPGNQSFSNPLNRASGHYFDEKNLQSSQFGNFGNLPAPITVGNIQASQQVLTGVSQPVAFGQGQQFLPVHPQNPGAFVQNPSGALPKAYPDNHLSQVDVNELFSKLLKTGILKLSQPDSATTQVNEVAAPPPAEEEEDQNEDQDVPDLTNFTVEELKQRYDSVINRLYTGIQCYSCGMRFTTSQTDVYADHLDWHYRQNRTEKDVSRKVTHRRWYYSLTDWIEFEEIADLEERAKSQFFEKVHEEVVLKTQEAAKEKEFQSVPAGPAGAVESCEICQEQFEQYWDEEEEEWHLKNAIRVDGKIYHPSCYEDYQNTSSFDCTPSPSKTPVENPLNIMLNIVKNELQEPSESPKVKEERIDTPPACTEESIATATEIKTENDTVESV; encoded by the exons ATGTCAGAGCAGACGCCGGCCGAGGCCGGTACTGCGGGGGCCCGGGAGGACGCCTGTCGGGATTATCAGTCGTCACTCGAAGACCTGACCTTCAATAGCAAACCGCACATCAATATGCTGACCATTCTAGCCGAGGAGAACCTGCCCTTCGCCAAGGAGATCGTCTCTCTCATCGAGGCCCAAACCGCCAAG GCTCCCTCCTCAGAGAAGCTTCCTGTTATGTACCTTATGGATTCTATCGTGAAAAATGTTGGAAGAGAGTATCTCACTGCCTTTACTAAAAATCTAGTTGCaacatttatttgtgtgtttgaaaag GTGGATGAAAATACtagaaaaagtttatttaaattacGTTCCACATGGgatgaaatatttcctttgaaGAAACTTTATGCCCTGGATGTCAGAGTCAATTCGTTAGATCCTGCTTGGCCTATTAAACCTCTGCCCCCCAATGTGAATACATCTAGCATCCATGTGAACCCTAAGTTTTTAAACAAATCG cCTGAAGAATCTTCAACACCTGGCACAGTGGTCAGTTCCCCTAGCATCTCCACTCCTCCTATTGTTCCGGATATACAAAAGAATCTTACTCAAGAGCAGCTAATAAGGCAGCAATTACTGGCAAAACAAAAGCAGCTGTTAGAACTTCAGCAGAAAAAGCTGGAGCTTGAACTTGAGCAAGCTAAGGCACAACTG gCAGTTTCTCTTAGTGTTCAGCAGGAGACATCCAACTTAGGTCCTGGATCTGCACCATCCAAATTACATGTTTCACAGATTCCCCCAATGGCAGTTAAAGCTCCTCATCAGGTTCCTGTGCAGCCTGAGAAAAGTCGTCCAGGTCCATCCTTACAAATTCCAGATACAAAAGGAACTAACCGGGATCCCCGTCTTAATAGGATGAGTCAACACTCTTCTCATGGAAAAGATCAAAGTCACAGGAAAGAATTCCTAATGAACACACTGACCCAATCTGATATTAAGACAAGTAAAACTGTACCCTCTGAAAAACTGAATTCATCCaagcaagaaaaaagtaaatcagGTGAAAAAATAACCAAGAAAGAACTTGACCAATTGGATTCTAAATCCAAATCTAAATCTAAATCACCGTcacctttgaaaaataaattatccCACACAAAAGACTTGAAAAATCAAGAATCTGAAAGTACAAGGGTGTCTGATATGAGCAAGAGAGATCCACGATTAAAAAAACATCTTCAGGATAAGACTGATAGCAAAGATGATGATACAAAGGACAAGAGAAAAACtgtagaaaaaaaggagaaagatgagCACGTGAAATCATCTGAACACAGACTGGTGGGAAgtagaaataaaatcataaatggcATTGTACAAAAACAGGATACAATAACGGAAGAATCAGAAAAGCAGGGGACAAAACCAGGGAGATCGAGTACTAGAAAGCGATCAAGATCACGATCACCCAAGTCTCGGTCACCAATTATACATTCTCCCAAGAGAAGGGACAGGCGGTCACCCAAACGAAGGCAAAGGAGTATGTCTCCAACCTCGACCCCCAAAGCTGGGAAGATTCGCCAGTCAGGAGTTAAACAGTCACACATGGAAGAGTTTACACCTTCCAGGGAAGAAAGAAGTGCAAAGAGAAGTACTAAACAGGATGTTCGAGATCCAAGGCGcataaaaaagactgaagagGAACGACCACAAGAGACTGCAGGTCAACATTCTACCAAGTCAGGCACTGAGCCAAAGGAGAATGTAGAAAATTGGCCAAGTTCCAAGTCTACCAAAAGATGGAAATCCGgttgggaagaaaataaaag TTTACAACAGGGTGATGAACATAGTAAAGCTCCTCATCTAAGGCATAGGGAGAGCTGGTCAAGCACTAAAGGAATTTTGTCACCTCGAGCCCCAAAGCCGCAGCATCGATTAAGTGTAGATGCCAATCTTCAGATTCCTAAAGAGTTAACTGTTGCAAGCAAAAGAGAATTACTTCAAAAG ACGAGTGAACGTTTAGCATCTGGTGAAATTACACAGGATGAGTTCCTTGTTGTTGTGCATCAAATACGACAGCTATTTCAGTATCAAGAAGGTAAACATAGATGCAGTGTACGGGATAGTcctacagaagaaaataaaggtggattaaaaaagaaacctctCTTATCTGATGCTGAATTAACCTACTATGAAcataaagcaaaactgaaaaggaCACAGGTTCAGCATTCATTTCCAAGACTTGATCTCTTAGATCCTGATATTTTTGACTACCCTTTGACTGATGCCTTGTTGTCTGGAATAGAATGTGAGCCATCCAAAAGTAAACATGCAAGTAGGAATAGTGGAGCACagtttgacagaaaagaacaatTTAGTGAAAGAGCAAGACGTCTTTCTCCTATATCTGGGAGTCGTACTTATGCTGAGAATCTTTCACCCCATGAGGGCCGGAGAAGACATGACGAGCAAGTCTCTTCTAAAG gtGTACGAGAAGAGCAGAGATCACCATTCAATGATCGTTTTCCACTTAAACGACCTAGATATGAAGATTCAGACAAACCATTTGTAGATAGCCCTGCGTCAAGATTCGCCGGCCTTGATACAAATCAGCGACTTACGGCTTTAGCTGAAGATAGACCGTTATACGATGGACCTGGCAGGCCATCAGTAGCGAGAGATGGCCCAGCCAAGATGATTTTTGAAGGACCTAATAAATTAAGCCCTAGAATTGATGGACCTCCTACACCGGGTTCTCTTCGGTTTGATGGGTCACCAGGACAGATGGGGGGAGGTGGCCCTTTGAGATTTGAAGGACCACAAGGCCAGTTAGGAGGTGGGTGTCCTTTGAGATTTGAAGGTCCTCCAGGACCAGTCGGGACACCGCTGCGATTTGAGGGTCCGATTGGTCAAGCAGGAGGAGGTGGCTTCCGATTTGAAGGTTCCCCTGGTCTGAGGTTTGAGGGATCTGCAGGTGGTTTGCGATTTGAAGGGCCAGGGGGCCAGCCTGTGGGCGGTCTCAGATTTGAAGGACATCGGGGTCAACCTGTGGGTGGTCTTAGGTTTGAGGGACCTCATGGTCAGCCTGTGGGTGGACTTCGATTTGAGAATCCTCGAGGTCAGCCAGTAGGTGGACTTAGATTTGAGGGAGGTCATGGTCCATCAGGAGCTGCAATGAGGTTTGATGGACCTCATGGTCAGCCATCAGGTGGGATCAGATTTGAGGGCCCATTGTTACAGCAGGGAGTTGGAATGAGGTTTGAGGGCCCCCATGGTCAGTCAGTAGCTGGTATGAGGTTTGAAGGACAACATAATCAACTTGGTGGGAACCTTAGGTTTGAGGGTCCACATGGTCAGCCAGGGGTTGGGATCAGGTTTGAAGGACCGTTAGTCCAACAAGGAGGTGGAATGAGGTTTGAGGGTCCTTCGGTCCCAGGAGGTGGCCTGAGAATCGAAGGACCTCTGGGTCAAGGTGGTCCAAGGTTTGAAGGTTGTCATGCTTTAAGGTTTGAAGGGCAGCCAGGTCAGTCATCACTCCTGCCAAGATTTGATGGATTGCACGGTCAGCCAGGTCCTAGATTTGAAAGAACTGGTCAGCCAGGCCCACAGAGGTTTGATGGACCTCCTGGACAGCAGGTTCAACCAAGATTTGATGGTGTGCCTCAGAGATTTGAAGGCCCACAACACCAGCAAGCATCAAGGTTTGATATTCCTCTTGGTCTTCAAGGCACACGATTTGACAATCATCCTTCACAGAGGCTTGAGTCAGTATCTTTCAATCAGACTGGCCCATATAATGATCCACCTGGCAATGCTTTTAATGCCCCATCCCAAGGACTACAGTTCCAAAGACACGAACAAATGTTTGACTCACCTCAAGGACCAAATTTCAATGGACCACATGGCCCTGGAAACCAGAGCTTTTCCAATCCCCTTAACAGAGCTTCTGGACACTATTTTGATGAGAAGAATCTTCAGAGTTCTCAATTTGGAAACTTTGGCAATTTACCTGCTCCAATAACAGTAGGAAATATTCAGGCATCTCAACAG GTTCTGACTGGTGTTTCTCAGCCAGTAGCATTTGGCCAAGGACAGCAATTTTTGCCAGTTCATCCACAAAATCCTGGAGCAtttgttcaaaatccttcag gagcccTGCCTAAGGCTTATCCTGATAATCATCTCAGTCAGGTGGAcgtaaatgaattattttcaaaactGCTAAAAACAGGAATTCTCAAATTGTCCCAGCCTGATTCAGCTACAACAC AAGTAAATGAAGTTGCTGCTCCGCCCCCtgctgaggaggaggaagatcaAAATGAAGATCAAGACGTTCCAGATCTTACCaattttacagttgaagaatTAAAACA acGCTATGATAGTGTTATAAATCGACTGTACACTGGTATTCAGTGTTATTCCTGTGGAATGAGGTTTACAACATCACAGACAGATGTATACGCAGATCACTTGGACTGGCATTATCGACAAAATAGAACTGAAAAAGATGTAAGCAGAAAAGTCACTCATAGGCGTTGGTACTACAGTTTAACA GACTGGATAGAATTTGAGGAAATAGCTGATCTGGAAGAACGTGCAAAGAGCCAGTTTTTTGAAAAGGTACATGAAGAAGTTGTACTCAAAACTCAGGAGGCTGCTAAAGAAAAGGAGTTCCAGAGTGTACCGGCTGGACCAGCAGGAGCAGTCGAG AGTTGTGAAATCTGTCAAGAGCAATTTGAACAGTACTgggatgaagaggaggaggaatggcatttaaaaaatgctattagAGTAGATGGAAAG aTTTATCATCCATCATGTTATGAAGATTATCAAAAT ACATCTTCATTTGATTGTACACCATCTCCCAGCAAGACACCAGTTGAAAATCCCTTGAACATTATGTTGAACATTGTCAAAAACGAATTGCAGGAACCCTCTGAAAGTCCCAAAGTTAAGGAAGAACGAATTGATACTCCACCAGCTTGCACAGAGGAAAGCATAGCAACAGCCactgaaattaaaacagaaaatgatacAGTCGAGTCagtttaa